Proteins from a genomic interval of Sugiyamaella lignohabitans strain CBS 10342 chromosome C, complete sequence:
- the YPT6 gene encoding Rab family GTPase YPT6 (Rab family GTPase; Ras-like GTP binding protein involved in the secretory pathway, required for fusion of endosome-derived vesicles with the late Golgi, maturation of the vacuolar carboxypeptidase Y; resides temporarily at the Golgi, dissociates into cytosol upon arrival of the Rab GTPaseYpt32p, which also functions in the late Golgi; Golgi-localized form is bound to GTP, while cytosolic form is GDP-bound; homolog of the mammalian Rab6; GO_component: GO:0005794 - Golgi apparatus [Evidence IDA] [PMID 24194547]; GO_component: GO:0005801 - cis-Golgi network [Evidence IDA] [PMID 24924636]; GO_component: GO:0005829 - cytosol [Evidence IDA] [PMID 24924636]; GO_component: GO:0016020 - membrane [Evidence IEA]; GO_component: GO:0005886 - plasma membrane [Evidence IEA,IEA]; GO_function: GO:0005525 - GTP binding [Evidence IEA,IEA]; GO_function: GO:0003924 - GTPase activity [Evidence IDA] [PMID 11210571]; GO_function: GO:0003924 - GTPase activity [Evidence ISS] [PMID 9433126]; GO_function: GO:0000166 - nucleotide binding [Evidence IEA]; GO_process: GO:0006886 - intracellular protein transport [Evidence IGI] [PMID 10990452]; GO_process: GO:0015031 - protein transport [Evidence IEA,IEA]; GO_process: GO:0042147 - retrograde transport, endosome to Golgi [Evidence IMP] [PMID 11160819]; GO_process: GO:0007264 - small GTPase mediated signal transduction [Evidence IEA]; GO_process: GO:0006810 - transport [Evidence IEA]) → MYLPDRTIRLQLWDTAGQERFRTLIPSYIRDSNVAVVVYDITSKFQSMIIYKTSKQKMLTSLDRQSFLDASKWVDDVKAERGNQVIIVLVGNKTDLGDKREVSVEDGEAKAKEMGVIFIETSAKAGHNVKNLFKKVAMELPGLETTRHEESELIDVSIDNNNANQQGESSCAC, encoded by the coding sequence ATGTACCTGCCAGACCGCACTATAAGACTCCAGCTGTGGGATACTGCTGGTCAAGAACGATTCAGAACGCTAATCCCATCGTACATCAGAGACTCCAACGTGGCAGTGGTTGTCTATGATATTACAAGTAAGTTTCAGTCAATGATCATATATAAGacatcaaaacaaaaaatgcTAACCAGTTTAGATCGCCAGTCTTTCTTAGATGCCAGTAAATGGGTTGATGATGTCAAGGCAGAGCGTGGTAATCAAGTAATTATAGTATTGGTGGGAAATAAGACCGATCTGGGTGACAAACGGGAAGTTTCAGTTGAAGATGGTGAGGCCAAAGCAAAGGAAATGGGCGTTATATTTATAGAGACTAGTGCAAAGGCTGGTCATAACGTTAAAAACCTATTCAAAAAAGTAGCGATGGAGTTGCCAGGACTTGAAACGACCCGTCATGAGGAGAGCGAGCTTATCGACGTCAGCATAGATAACAACAACGCTAACCAACAGGGCGAATCTAGCTGTGCTTGTTAA